The following coding sequences are from one Hymenobacter sp. DG25A window:
- the yedA gene encoding drug/metabolite exporter YedA, giving the protein MSRPARASFILAFAALYIIWGSTYLGIRFAIDSIPPLLMAGSRYALAGALLYSFMRLRGAPAPTAQGWLHAVVIGVCLLGFGNGGVTLGEQYIPTGLAALLVATVPMFLALLGWLSGISARPTAWVTLGLGCGLAGVYLLARTPGASHVAIPGHEGIGIACVLTAALVWAIGSLYSKKKQPASSPFVSGGMQMLCGGLAMIVVGLLRGEATGFHVAAITTKSWIAYAYLVTFGSVVAFTAYIWLLRHVEPALAGTYAFVNPVVAVLLGWAFAGETLNAQMLGGAALIVIAVVLVVLGGRRKVPVRPLAASRVA; this is encoded by the coding sequence ATGTCTCGTCCGGCTCGCGCCTCCTTTATACTGGCTTTTGCCGCCCTTTATATCATCTGGGGCTCTACCTACCTGGGCATCCGCTTCGCTATTGATTCCATTCCGCCCCTGCTGATGGCCGGCTCGCGCTATGCCCTGGCCGGCGCGCTGCTCTACAGCTTTATGCGGCTGCGCGGCGCCCCCGCTCCCACCGCCCAAGGCTGGCTGCACGCCGTGGTTATCGGGGTGTGCCTGCTGGGCTTCGGCAACGGCGGCGTAACCCTGGGCGAGCAGTATATTCCCACGGGGCTGGCGGCGCTGCTGGTGGCCACGGTGCCCATGTTTCTGGCCCTGTTGGGCTGGCTGAGCGGTATTTCGGCAAGGCCCACGGCCTGGGTTACGCTGGGCCTGGGCTGCGGACTGGCCGGCGTGTATCTGCTGGCGCGTACGCCCGGCGCCTCGCACGTAGCTATTCCCGGCCACGAGGGTATTGGCATTGCCTGCGTGCTCACGGCCGCGCTGGTGTGGGCCATTGGCTCGCTCTACTCCAAGAAAAAGCAGCCGGCCTCCTCCCCTTTTGTGTCGGGCGGGATGCAGATGCTATGCGGCGGCCTAGCCATGATTGTGGTGGGTTTACTGCGCGGTGAGGCCACGGGCTTTCACGTGGCTGCCATCACCACCAAGTCCTGGATAGCCTACGCCTACCTGGTTACGTTTGGCTCCGTTGTGGCCTTCACAGCTTACATCTGGCTGCTGCGCCACGTAGAGCCCGCGCTGGCCGGCACTTACGCCTTTGTGAACCCCGTGGTGGCCGTGCTGCTGGGCTGGGCTTTTGCGGGCGAAACCCTAAACGCCCAGATGCTGGGCGGGGCCGCGCTGATTGTCATTGCCGTAGTGCTGGTAGTATTAGGCGGCCGCCGAAAGGTCCCCGTGCGTCCGCTGGCAGCCTCCCGGGTAGCCTGA
- a CDS encoding M1 family metallopeptidase — protein MRRNLRLLTILLLSLTATAQAQLMQPKTTFTRADSLRGQLTPLRTCYDINYYHLDVKLDVEKRALSGSNQFRFTATQDFTRLQFDLFDNLKVEKVDYHGQSVPFTREANAVFVTFPQPIRQGTKDEFRVYYSGQPIVAKKAPWDGGLVFTKDAKGKPWVASACQGMGASVWWPTKDHQADEVDSMLISISVPKGLKDVSNGRLRKVTKLKGGYTRYDWFVSNPINNYDVALNVGDYQHFADTFDGEKGKLTLDYWVLPENLSKAKTHFAANVKPMLKSFEYWFGPYPFYEDGYKLVEAPHLGMEHQSAVAYGNKYQNGYLGTDRSDTGQGLKWDYIIIHESGHEWFGNNITTKDIADMWVHEGFTTYTEAMFVESNAGPAIAADYIHGTRKWIQNDQPIIGPYEVNKEGSGDMYPKGAAMLHMLRLTVNDDAKWRQILRGLGQQFYHQTVTTEQIINYINQQSGQNLTPIFDQYLRHPNIPTLEVRFTPDGKTLARWIADEPAFDMPVRLRAKGGEYQRVKLTRKFQPIDVPGLTKDNLEVDTQNYYIGTLVE, from the coding sequence ATGCGCCGAAATCTTCGCCTGCTCACTATTCTGCTGCTGAGCCTGACTGCCACTGCCCAGGCCCAGCTGATGCAGCCCAAAACCACCTTTACCCGCGCCGACTCGCTGCGGGGGCAACTCACGCCCCTGCGCACCTGCTACGACATCAACTACTACCATCTGGATGTGAAGCTGGACGTGGAAAAGCGCGCCCTCAGCGGCTCCAACCAGTTCCGCTTCACGGCCACCCAGGATTTCACCCGCCTGCAGTTTGATTTGTTCGATAACCTGAAAGTGGAGAAGGTAGACTACCACGGGCAGTCGGTGCCGTTTACGCGGGAGGCCAATGCGGTATTCGTAACGTTTCCGCAGCCCATCAGGCAGGGTACGAAGGATGAGTTCCGGGTGTATTACTCAGGGCAGCCTATTGTGGCCAAAAAAGCGCCCTGGGATGGGGGGCTGGTGTTTACCAAGGATGCCAAAGGCAAGCCATGGGTGGCCTCTGCCTGCCAGGGCATGGGCGCCAGTGTGTGGTGGCCCACCAAAGACCACCAAGCCGATGAGGTGGATTCCATGCTCATTAGCATCTCGGTGCCCAAGGGCCTGAAAGATGTTTCCAACGGCCGCCTGCGCAAAGTAACCAAGCTGAAAGGCGGCTACACGCGCTACGACTGGTTTGTCTCGAACCCCATCAACAACTACGATGTGGCCCTGAACGTGGGCGACTACCAGCATTTCGCCGACACCTTCGACGGTGAGAAAGGCAAGCTCACGCTGGACTACTGGGTGCTGCCCGAAAACCTGAGCAAAGCCAAAACTCACTTTGCTGCCAACGTAAAGCCCATGCTGAAGTCGTTTGAGTACTGGTTTGGGCCGTACCCGTTTTATGAGGATGGCTACAAGCTGGTGGAAGCGCCGCACCTGGGCATGGAGCACCAAAGCGCCGTGGCCTACGGCAACAAGTACCAGAACGGCTACCTGGGCACCGACCGGTCTGACACGGGCCAGGGCCTGAAGTGGGACTACATCATCATCCACGAAAGCGGCCATGAGTGGTTCGGCAACAACATCACCACCAAGGACATTGCCGATATGTGGGTGCATGAGGGCTTCACCACTTACACCGAAGCCATGTTTGTGGAAAGCAACGCTGGCCCGGCCATTGCAGCCGATTATATCCACGGCACCCGCAAATGGATTCAAAACGACCAGCCTATTATCGGGCCGTATGAGGTAAACAAAGAAGGCTCCGGCGACATGTACCCCAAAGGTGCCGCCATGCTGCATATGCTGCGCCTCACGGTGAACGATGACGCGAAGTGGCGTCAGATTCTGCGCGGCCTGGGTCAGCAGTTCTATCACCAGACCGTCACCACCGAGCAGATCATCAACTACATCAATCAGCAGAGCGGCCAGAACCTCACGCCCATCTTCGACCAGTACCTGCGCCACCCCAACATTCCTACCCTAGAAGTGCGCTTCACCCCCGATGGCAAAACCCTGGCCCGCTGGATTGCTGACGAGCCTGCCTTTGATATGCCGGTGCGCCTGCGCGCCAAAGGCGGCGAATACCAGCGCGTAAAGCTCACCCGCAAATTCCAACCGATTGACGTGCCCGGCCTCACCAAAGACAACCTGGAAGTAGACACCCAGAACTACTACATCGGCACGCTGGTAGAGTAG
- the lpdA gene encoding dihydrolipoyl dehydrogenase: MNQYDVTVIGSGPGGYVAAIRCSQLGLKTALIEKYDTLGGTCLNVGCIPSKALLDSTEHYHNAHTTFKEHGIELSDLQINMNQLIDRKNGVVKANTDGIQFLMKKNKIDVIHGVGSFVDKNHIKIQPTAGGEEQQIETKNVIIATGSKPTVLPFIAQDKERIITSTEALNIREVPKHMIVIGGGVIGLEMASVYARLGAKVSVVEFMDSLIPTMDRALGKELKRILGKIGIQFFLSHKVTGATREGDAVTVTATNPKGEEVKFEGDYCLVAVGRVPYTAGLNLEAAGVQMEERGRIKVDEHLQTSVPGIYAIGDVIRGAMLAHKAEEEGVFVAETIAGQKPHINYLLIPGVVYTWPEVAGVGYTEEQLKEMGKAYKTGNFPFRASGRARASMDLDGFVKVLADKETDEILGVHMIGPRIADLIAEAVTAMEFRASAEDVARMSHAHPTYAEAMKEACLAATDNRAIHM, from the coding sequence ATGAACCAATACGACGTTACCGTTATCGGCTCCGGCCCGGGCGGTTATGTGGCAGCTATCCGCTGCTCCCAGCTCGGCCTCAAAACGGCCCTTATTGAGAAGTACGACACCCTGGGCGGCACCTGCCTCAACGTGGGCTGCATTCCCAGCAAAGCCCTGCTCGATAGCACGGAGCACTACCACAATGCCCATACTACCTTCAAGGAGCATGGCATTGAGCTGAGCGACCTGCAGATCAACATGAACCAGCTCATCGACCGTAAAAACGGCGTGGTGAAGGCCAATACCGACGGCATTCAGTTTCTGATGAAGAAGAACAAAATCGACGTCATTCATGGCGTAGGTTCGTTCGTGGACAAAAACCACATCAAAATTCAGCCCACCGCGGGCGGCGAGGAGCAGCAGATTGAGACCAAAAACGTCATCATTGCTACCGGCTCCAAGCCCACCGTGCTGCCCTTTATTGCGCAGGATAAGGAGCGCATCATCACCAGCACCGAGGCCCTGAACATCCGGGAAGTGCCCAAGCACATGATTGTGATTGGCGGCGGCGTAATCGGGCTGGAAATGGCTTCCGTATACGCCCGCCTTGGCGCCAAAGTATCGGTGGTGGAGTTCATGGACTCGCTGATTCCGACTATGGACCGCGCCCTGGGCAAAGAGCTGAAGCGCATCCTGGGCAAAATCGGCATTCAGTTCTTCCTGAGCCACAAAGTAACCGGCGCTACCCGCGAGGGCGACGCCGTGACGGTAACCGCAACCAACCCGAAAGGCGAGGAAGTGAAGTTTGAAGGCGACTACTGCCTGGTAGCCGTGGGCCGCGTGCCCTACACCGCCGGCCTGAACCTGGAAGCCGCTGGCGTGCAGATGGAAGAGCGCGGCCGCATTAAGGTAGACGAGCACCTGCAAACCAGCGTGCCCGGCATCTACGCCATCGGCGACGTGATTCGGGGGGCTATGCTGGCGCACAAGGCCGAGGAAGAAGGCGTGTTTGTGGCCGAAACCATTGCGGGCCAGAAGCCGCACATCAACTACCTGCTCATCCCCGGCGTGGTGTACACCTGGCCGGAAGTAGCCGGCGTGGGCTACACCGAAGAGCAGCTGAAGGAAATGGGCAAAGCTTACAAAACCGGCAACTTCCCCTTCCGCGCCTCGGGCCGCGCCCGCGCCTCCATGGACCTCGACGGCTTCGTGAAAGTGCTGGCCGACAAGGAAACCGACGAAATCCTGGGTGTGCACATGATTGGCCCGCGCATCGCCGACCTCATTGCCGAAGCCGTAACGGCCATGGAGTTCCGCGCCTCCGCCGAGGACGTAGCTCGCATGAGCCACGCCCACCCCACCTACGCCGAAGCCATGAAGGAAGCGTGCTTAGCTGCGACGGATAACCGGGCCATCCACATGTAA
- a CDS encoding DUF4435 domain-containing protein, translating into MLRYKSSVIPTIALFFKSSNDVDIFIEDSNDEEFYKTLFSRLLSSKKISKIISCKCKTELIKACENDQYDRKRKRIYVTDGDLDLIFDNNRKDLKYLHVLSRYCIENFLLEETGIIETLYDNIVLDKEDIKKQLVFDNWLKGITNPLLELFLHYSITHEHKMGIKTVSTSVGGFCKQHRGITVLDNKKIEDRIQELRDEIITSLGENIYNESIYEKRQKWPPNIKSLITIVSAKDYILPLLTFRFKKLKGKESYNLKWESLRIRLAKTCDLDSLDDLKTKILSI; encoded by the coding sequence ATGCTTAGGTATAAAAGCTCCGTAATTCCAACAATTGCTTTGTTTTTTAAATCAAGCAATGATGTCGATATTTTCATCGAAGACTCCAATGATGAGGAGTTTTACAAAACTTTGTTTTCAAGATTATTAAGCAGTAAAAAAATAAGCAAAATAATTTCTTGCAAATGCAAAACAGAGCTTATCAAAGCTTGCGAGAACGATCAATATGACAGAAAAAGAAAAAGAATCTATGTAACTGATGGGGATCTGGATTTAATCTTCGATAACAATAGAAAAGACTTAAAGTATCTTCACGTACTAAGCAGGTATTGCATAGAAAACTTTTTGCTTGAAGAAACAGGAATCATAGAAACTCTTTATGATAATATAGTTTTAGACAAAGAAGATATAAAGAAACAGCTTGTATTTGATAACTGGCTCAAAGGAATAACCAACCCTTTATTAGAACTTTTTCTCCACTATTCTATCACACATGAGCATAAAATGGGAATAAAAACTGTTTCAACATCCGTAGGAGGTTTTTGCAAACAACATAGAGGCATCACAGTTTTAGATAATAAAAAAATAGAAGACAGAATCCAAGAACTAAGAGATGAAATTATTACTTCTCTAGGTGAAAATATCTACAATGAATCAATATATGAAAAAAGACAAAAATGGCCACCTAATATTAAATCATTAATTACCATAGTATCAGCTAAAGACTATATTCTACCCCTATTAACTTTCAGATTCAAGAAACTAAAAGGCAAAGAGTCCTATAATTTAAAGTGGGAATCATTAAGGATTAGACTGGCGAAAACCTGTGACCTTGACTCCTTAGATGATTTAAAGACAAAAATCTTATCTATATAA
- a CDS encoding AAA family ATPase — protein MRIKQFNAEKVNGYLDFNINFNDSLTFLIGINGAGKTTAIKLILGLLSPSWINLTQIKYKFAEITCDLNEETVNIRSEYIDLDKIKLSITYKKDKFKSTTSTVKVQDLPVIQSSDVSRFEVRQIINRYARYETHFIELEAVKKIRELATPIFLGLDRRIHQGSEIDLLNIDSFMRDRDYTNDIKGNLYESLIEIENLIKTSFLEYSQIQSEIGSSLKNKIINSSFEIIQHNDTAAFNIKTDTSIIDRKNKIIEASKNFEIPDLESKIITYFDKLDTIQKELAEERDKNQKPGKNSNAFMSKLSQWFINIPQLQRIDSIISIYEDAQNEIVNHYRKFIAFETLANKYFDENNKKLSIKKNGEIEIELPNKTQNSIFKLSSGEKQVIIMLAQLIFGEKREIFIIDEPELSLHLGWQEIFVQTIKEASPETQFILATHSPSIVGSVENEIYCVDLTSEVEYA, from the coding sequence ATGAGAATAAAACAATTTAATGCAGAAAAAGTCAATGGATACCTTGACTTTAATATTAATTTCAATGACTCCCTTACTTTTTTGATTGGAATCAATGGAGCCGGGAAAACTACTGCTATAAAATTAATACTTGGGTTATTAAGCCCAAGTTGGATAAATCTCACACAAATCAAATATAAATTTGCCGAAATAACCTGCGACTTAAATGAAGAAACTGTTAACATAAGATCTGAATACATTGATTTAGACAAAATAAAGCTCAGCATCACATATAAAAAAGATAAATTTAAATCAACAACAAGCACTGTAAAAGTGCAAGACTTACCAGTTATTCAATCTAGTGATGTAAGTCGGTTCGAAGTTAGGCAAATAATAAATAGATATGCCCGATATGAAACACACTTTATCGAGCTAGAAGCAGTAAAGAAAATAAGAGAGCTAGCCACTCCAATATTTTTAGGTTTAGATAGACGTATACATCAAGGCTCGGAAATAGATCTGTTAAATATAGACTCATTTATGAGAGATAGAGATTATACAAATGATATTAAGGGAAACCTATATGAAAGCTTAATAGAAATTGAAAATCTAATTAAAACATCTTTTTTAGAGTATTCACAAATACAATCCGAAATAGGAAGTTCATTAAAAAATAAAATCATAAATTCCTCTTTCGAAATAATTCAACACAATGACACCGCAGCATTTAATATAAAAACAGATACAAGTATAATAGATAGAAAAAATAAAATAATTGAAGCGTCAAAGAATTTTGAAATACCTGATTTGGAATCGAAAATAATTACTTATTTTGACAAACTTGATACTATACAGAAAGAATTAGCGGAAGAGAGAGATAAAAATCAAAAACCCGGCAAAAACTCAAATGCATTTATGAGTAAATTAAGTCAATGGTTTATTAATATTCCTCAGCTACAAAGAATAGACAGTATCATTTCAATATATGAGGATGCGCAAAACGAAATTGTAAATCATTATCGCAAGTTTATAGCATTTGAAACACTAGCTAATAAATATTTTGATGAAAACAACAAAAAGTTGTCTATCAAAAAAAATGGAGAAATTGAAATAGAACTACCTAATAAAACACAAAATAGCATTTTCAAACTATCATCAGGAGAAAAGCAAGTAATAATAATGTTAGCCCAACTCATCTTCGGCGAAAAAAGGGAAATTTTCATAATAGATGAACCTGAGCTAAGCCTACATCTGGGATGGCAAGAAATATTTGTTCAAACAATTAAGGAAGCCAGTCCTGAAACCCAATTTATACTAGCTACTCATTCACCAAGCATTGTAGGCAGTGTTGAAAACGAAATTTATTGCGTTGATTTAACAAGTGAAGTGGAATATGCTTAG
- the rlmF gene encoding 23S rRNA (adenine(1618)-N(6))-methyltransferase RlmF, with protein MSQAPKDHSTEKENLHPRNRHRNRYDFPQLIQNNPDLAAFVAVNQYNDESIDFANPEAVKALNKALLKQFYGIQHWDIPAGYLTPPIPGRANYVHYLADLLGSSNEGVVPTGKSIRVLDVGMGANCIYPIIGHREYGWKFVGADVDPVAVRMAKQIVASNPSLSGAVEIRHQPVPNDIFDGIIKPNEVYDLTMCNPPFHGSQAEAEAATRRKEHNLGTGKSTPKPEPNFGGQSNELWYPGGEATFLWRMAEDSALFRTKCFWFTTLVSKKETLPGLYKSLKKLGAVEVRTITMTQGQKVSRLVAWTYLDAEQQQAWREKRWGVKPTATE; from the coding sequence ATGAGCCAAGCACCCAAGGACCACTCCACCGAGAAAGAGAACCTGCACCCCCGCAACCGCCACCGCAACCGCTACGATTTCCCGCAGCTCATCCAAAACAATCCTGATCTGGCGGCCTTTGTAGCGGTCAATCAATACAACGACGAGAGCATCGACTTTGCCAACCCGGAGGCGGTGAAGGCACTGAACAAGGCGCTGCTGAAGCAGTTCTACGGCATTCAGCACTGGGATATTCCGGCGGGCTACCTCACGCCGCCCATTCCCGGCCGCGCCAACTACGTCCATTATCTGGCCGACCTGCTGGGCTCTTCCAACGAGGGCGTGGTGCCTACCGGCAAAAGCATTCGGGTGCTGGATGTGGGTATGGGCGCCAACTGCATTTACCCCATCATTGGGCACCGGGAGTACGGCTGGAAGTTTGTGGGCGCCGATGTAGACCCGGTGGCCGTGCGCATGGCCAAGCAGATTGTGGCCAGTAACCCCTCCCTCAGCGGAGCAGTGGAGATACGCCACCAACCCGTGCCCAACGATATTTTCGACGGGATAATAAAGCCCAACGAGGTGTACGACCTGACCATGTGCAACCCGCCGTTTCATGGCTCGCAGGCCGAGGCCGAAGCGGCTACCCGACGCAAGGAACACAACCTGGGCACCGGCAAAAGCACGCCCAAGCCCGAGCCCAACTTCGGGGGCCAGTCGAACGAGCTGTGGTACCCGGGCGGCGAGGCCACCTTCCTGTGGCGCATGGCCGAAGACAGCGCCCTGTTCCGCACCAAGTGCTTCTGGTTTACCACGCTGGTATCTAAAAAGGAAACCCTGCCCGGCCTGTATAAGTCGCTGAAAAAGCTGGGGGCCGTAGAGGTGCGCACCATTACCATGACGCAGGGCCAGAAAGTCAGCCGCCTGGTAGCCTGGACGTATCTGGATGCCGAGCAGCAGCAAGCCTGGCGCGAGAAGCGCTGGGGAGTTAAGCCCACTGCTACGGAATAA
- a CDS encoding MBL fold metallo-hydrolase — protein sequence MLSNHATRASTPALQAVVPGVTGWRNVFVNLYYVWLQEQEATGAPWVLVDAGLPASADKIRQHAAELFGPDSPPQAIVLTHGHFDHVSALPSLLEAWPEVTVYAHPLELPYLTGRSSYPSPDPTVGGGMSAMSFLYPKKPLNLGNRVQALPEDGTVPHLPGWRWVHTPGHTPGHVSFFREADRTLLAGDAFVTVEGESVLATWSQKQEVHGPPAYFTPDWEQARTSVEALARLNPEVAATGHGIPMFGEELRQQLQDLAEHFREKAVPAHGRYVDHPATADETGVRSVPPPVVSPWVTTALIAGAVGAAALLVRNKQNGRPKPRVRTTYPPKA from the coding sequence ATGCTTTCTAACCATGCTACCCGGGCAAGCACTCCTGCCCTGCAAGCCGTAGTGCCCGGCGTTACGGGCTGGCGCAATGTCTTTGTGAACTTGTATTATGTGTGGCTCCAGGAGCAGGAGGCAACCGGCGCGCCCTGGGTGCTGGTAGATGCCGGCCTGCCCGCCTCCGCCGATAAAATCCGGCAGCACGCCGCGGAACTGTTCGGCCCCGACTCGCCCCCGCAGGCCATTGTGCTTACCCACGGCCACTTCGACCATGTGAGTGCGCTGCCCTCCTTGCTGGAGGCCTGGCCCGAGGTAACGGTGTATGCCCACCCGCTGGAGCTGCCTTACCTCACCGGCCGCTCTTCCTACCCCAGCCCCGACCCCACCGTGGGCGGCGGCATGTCGGCTATGTCTTTCCTCTACCCCAAAAAGCCCCTGAACCTGGGCAACCGGGTGCAGGCGCTGCCTGAGGATGGCACGGTGCCCCACCTGCCGGGCTGGCGCTGGGTGCATACGCCCGGCCATACGCCCGGCCACGTTTCCTTTTTCCGCGAAGCCGACCGCACCCTGCTGGCCGGCGACGCCTTCGTGACGGTAGAAGGAGAATCGGTGCTGGCTACCTGGAGCCAGAAGCAGGAAGTGCACGGCCCACCCGCCTATTTCACCCCTGACTGGGAACAGGCCCGCACCTCGGTAGAGGCGCTGGCCCGCCTGAACCCCGAAGTAGCCGCTACCGGCCACGGCATTCCCATGTTTGGCGAAGAGCTGCGCCAGCAGCTGCAGGATTTGGCCGAGCATTTCCGTGAGAAGGCAGTGCCTGCCCACGGCCGCTATGTAGACCATCCCGCCACCGCCGATGAAACCGGCGTGCGCTCGGTACCGCCGCCGGTGGTTAGCCCGTGGGTAACCACGGCGCTGATAGCCGGAGCGGTGGGGGCTGCCGCGCTGCTGGTGCGTAACAAGCAGAACGGCCGGCCTAAACCGCGCGTCAGAACCACGTATCCGCCAAAGGCATAA
- a CDS encoding cold-shock protein, producing the protein MGRSQATFGKKENEKKRQKKKLDKAERKEERQANAANGKNLDEMMAYVDENGNISATPPDPTRKKKEIKTEDIQLGARKQEEVDPADAIRKGVVSFFNDSKGYGFIKDQKSQESIFVHANGLVNQIKEGDKVSFEVEMGQKGLNAVRVKLES; encoded by the coding sequence ATGGGCAGGTCACAAGCAACTTTCGGCAAGAAGGAAAACGAGAAAAAACGCCAGAAAAAGAAACTGGATAAGGCTGAGCGCAAAGAAGAGCGCCAGGCCAATGCCGCTAATGGCAAAAATCTGGACGAGATGATGGCGTATGTTGACGAAAACGGCAACATCTCCGCTACTCCTCCGGACCCAACGCGCAAGAAGAAGGAAATCAAGACGGAGGACATCCAGCTGGGTGCCCGCAAGCAGGAAGAGGTAGACCCCGCCGACGCCATCCGCAAAGGCGTGGTTTCGTTCTTCAACGACTCCAAAGGCTACGGCTTCATTAAGGATCAGAAGTCCCAGGAGAGCATTTTTGTGCACGCCAACGGACTGGTGAACCAGATTAAGGAAGGCGACAAAGTAAGCTTTGAGGTGGAGATGGGCCAGAAAGGCCTCAACGCCGTTCGCGTGAAACTCGAAAGCTAG
- a CDS encoding alkylphosphonate utilization protein — translation MDVKDSNGNLLKDGDSVTLIKDLKVRGSSQTLKRGTVVKSIRLTDDPEEVEGKAGGSMMVLKAAFIRKA, via the coding sequence ATGGACGTAAAAGACAGCAACGGTAATCTACTTAAAGACGGCGACTCAGTGACGCTCATCAAAGACCTGAAAGTTCGGGGCTCGTCGCAAACGCTCAAGCGTGGCACGGTGGTGAAAAGCATTCGGCTCACTGATGACCCCGAGGAAGTAGAAGGCAAGGCTGGCGGCTCCATGATGGTATTGAAGGCTGCTTTCATCCGAAAAGCCTAG
- a CDS encoding pseudouridine synthase, with product MEEPSTHQHFLVHKPFGYLSQFRSQASKEQKKNFLGSLYDFPEGTMPIGRLDEASEGLILLTTDGKVSERIRRKDVEKEYYAQVDGLITNEAVTQLQQGVEIGVDGEKYLTLPCAAFRLETAPDLPARTRKIRDDRHGPTSWVSITVTEGKNRQVRKMTAAVGFPTLRLVRVRIGALLLGSLQPGQVQEVAGLLTPEMQNSEY from the coding sequence ATGGAGGAACCCAGCACGCACCAGCACTTTTTAGTACACAAGCCCTTTGGCTACCTCAGCCAGTTTCGCAGCCAGGCTTCCAAGGAGCAGAAAAAGAACTTTCTGGGCTCCCTGTACGATTTTCCCGAGGGCACCATGCCCATTGGCCGCCTGGATGAAGCCAGCGAAGGCCTCATTCTGCTGACCACCGATGGCAAAGTAAGTGAGCGAATCCGGCGCAAAGACGTGGAAAAAGAGTACTACGCCCAGGTAGATGGCCTGATAACCAACGAAGCCGTAACGCAGCTGCAACAGGGCGTAGAAATCGGGGTGGATGGCGAAAAGTATCTCACACTGCCCTGCGCCGCCTTCCGGCTGGAAACGGCCCCGGATCTGCCGGCGCGCACCCGCAAAATTCGCGACGACCGCCACGGCCCTACCAGCTGGGTAAGCATTACGGTGACGGAAGGCAAAAACCGCCAGGTGCGCAAAATGACGGCCGCCGTGGGTTTTCCTACCCTGCGCCTGGTGCGCGTACGCATTGGCGCGCTGCTGCTGGGCAGCCTGCAGCCGGGCCAGGTGCAGGAAGTAGCCGGGCTTTTAACCCCCGAAATGCAGAACTCCGAATATTAG
- a CDS encoding M23 family metallopeptidase has protein sequence MLASFLLTAYLALGPVVSPPLPDEAAVAIRVAPTRVLLEERSGSHLTFDFAVQAGPDSLWLQKVEVSVYDKSGALVVRKFVDNNGFSPSVTSLSHRVFAPGKTALVFNPFHTFAPDIDVARLRYTFEFQKANQAEVTQTVEVKPERYQPKTALKIPLSGRLLIWDGHDENAHHRRLDFQHPVAQQFGIRSNFMRYAHDFVVVNEQGDKNTGTGKKNTDYFGFDQPVHAPAAGRVVAAYAQQPDNDNGQDFFNPREMVGKDPLLLYGNYLVIDHGNGEFSLLGHLRQNSLQVKPGDQVRADQLLAHVGSSGSSYFPHLHYELRTGKDLNVEGLPAYFRRFRLVRGSQSRPVAEGAIDSGDIVLQERK, from the coding sequence ATGCTCGCTTCATTTCTACTGACTGCTTACCTGGCGCTGGGCCCGGTTGTTTCTCCGCCGCTTCCTGATGAGGCTGCCGTAGCCATCCGGGTGGCGCCCACCCGTGTGCTGCTGGAAGAGCGGAGCGGCTCTCACCTCACCTTCGATTTTGCCGTGCAGGCCGGCCCCGATTCGCTCTGGCTGCAGAAAGTGGAAGTATCGGTTTATGATAAAAGTGGCGCGCTGGTGGTGCGCAAATTTGTGGATAACAACGGCTTTAGCCCCAGCGTCACCAGCTTATCGCACCGGGTATTTGCGCCCGGGAAAACGGCGCTGGTGTTCAACCCCTTTCACACATTTGCTCCTGATATTGATGTAGCCCGCCTGCGCTACACCTTCGAGTTTCAGAAGGCTAACCAGGCCGAAGTTACGCAGACAGTGGAAGTGAAGCCGGAGCGCTACCAGCCCAAAACCGCCCTGAAAATTCCGCTTTCCGGCCGCCTGCTCATCTGGGACGGGCACGACGAAAACGCCCACCACCGCCGCCTCGATTTCCAGCACCCCGTGGCCCAGCAGTTCGGCATCCGCAGCAACTTCATGCGCTACGCCCACGATTTTGTGGTGGTGAATGAACAGGGCGACAAGAACACCGGCACCGGCAAAAAGAACACCGACTACTTCGGCTTCGATCAGCCGGTGCACGCCCCCGCCGCCGGCCGCGTGGTAGCTGCCTACGCCCAGCAACCCGACAACGACAACGGCCAAGACTTCTTCAACCCCCGGGAGATGGTGGGGAAAGACCCGCTGCTGCTCTATGGCAACTACCTCGTCATCGACCACGGCAACGGCGAGTTCAGTTTGCTGGGCCACCTGCGCCAGAACAGCCTGCAAGTGAAACCAGGCGACCAGGTGCGCGCCGACCAGTTGCTGGCCCACGTGGGCTCCTCAGGCAGCTCCTATTTCCCGCACCTGCACTATGAGCTGCGCACCGGCAAAGACCTGAACGTGGAAGGCCTGCCCGCCTACTTCCGCAGGTTCCGGCTGGTGCGCGGCAGCCAGAGCCGCCCGGTAGCCGAAGGCGCTATTGACAGCGGGGATATTGTGCTGCAGGAACGGAAATAG